A genomic region of Haliaeetus albicilla chromosome 8, bHalAlb1.1, whole genome shotgun sequence contains the following coding sequences:
- the PDZK1IP1 gene encoding PDZK1-interacting protein 1 — protein MPARCLLLLLLGLLLALEPACCQEARGSLQPWSQGVIAVVVFLVLVAIAFVVNRFWCKEKVENVETVVSVEDKQEAVMSNGHEGRYLTAAADFRSKESQHAYENTLEPEERVITTAM, from the exons ATGCCTGcccgctgcctcctcctcctcctcctggggctgctcctggccttggagcctgcctgctgccaggaAG cccgGGGCAGTCTCCAGCCATGGTCGCAGGGTGTCATCGCAGTGGTTGTGTTTCTAGTCCTGGTGGCCATCGCTTTCGTGGTCAATAGGTTCTGGTGTAAGGAGAAAGT GGAAAATGTCGAGACAGTGGTGAGCGTCGAGGACAAGCAGGAGGCTGTCATGTCCAACGGCCATGAAGGGAGATACCTAACTGCTGCAGCTGACTTCAG GTCCAAAGAGAGCCAGCACGCCTACGAGAACACCCTGGAGCCCGAGGAGAGGGTGATCACCACCGCCATGTAG